A single window of Sulfurovum sp. UBA12169 DNA harbors:
- the mrdA gene encoding penicillin-binding protein 2, translating to MRYKIALGVFLLFWGVMIVRLYHVSIKSNFYYQKLAKENIERKQFIKPVRGEIMDTHGNLLAMNQIGFSISIEPHLKAQSAMLESVVDTLVASFPDLNKTVMMKVYEKNNSPYNHKFIKVVDFIHYPDMMGAYPKLSLMPQIQIEAETKRYYPYGKYCSHIVGYTGRSNEKENKEDPVVNEVGKVGKSGLEKYYNDVLQGELGYEVSKVTATNQAIDILEKEDPKDNKNLKLNIDINLQKMIHEEFADKTGVAIVMRTNGEVLAAVSYPSFDPNLFVGGISSKDWRALQEDLAHPFTNKFIHGTYPPGSTIKMGMALAFSKAKKGILDTSEFCSGHIKLGTSNHKFRCWSTWGHGSVDLRKAIRESCDVYFYNKSLKVGIDAMAKYLRSFGLGVSTGVDLPDEYAGVIPDKAWKMKRYKQPWYLGETVIASIGQGYDLVTPLQLVRHTNLIATSNLVIPHITKQVDNKELNASITPVSFNPYYLSEIRKGMYDVCNTRKGTAFSAMGSLPVVVAGKTGTSQVTSIPQAAVKRLKEEELAYFHRSHAWITTYAPYEDPQYIVTVLVEHGGHGGSTAGPIAANIYRWLYKNGYFKKQE from the coding sequence ATGAGATATAAAATTGCATTGGGCGTGTTTTTGCTCTTTTGGGGGGTAATGATAGTTAGATTATATCATGTGAGTATTAAATCAAATTTTTATTATCAAAAGCTTGCCAAAGAAAATATCGAGAGAAAACAATTTATCAAGCCTGTAAGAGGGGAGATAATGGATACCCATGGTAATCTTCTTGCAATGAACCAGATAGGTTTTTCTATCTCCATCGAACCCCATCTAAAAGCACAATCAGCTATGCTGGAGAGTGTTGTTGATACATTGGTTGCCAGTTTTCCCGATCTCAATAAAACGGTTATGATGAAAGTTTATGAAAAAAATAATTCTCCCTATAATCATAAATTTATTAAAGTGGTGGATTTTATCCATTACCCGGACATGATGGGTGCTTATCCTAAACTAAGCCTTATGCCTCAAATCCAAATAGAGGCTGAAACAAAACGTTACTATCCATACGGAAAATATTGTTCACATATTGTGGGCTACACGGGGAGGTCTAATGAAAAAGAAAATAAAGAAGACCCTGTTGTCAATGAGGTAGGCAAGGTGGGCAAAAGCGGATTGGAAAAATATTATAATGATGTTTTGCAGGGTGAACTTGGATATGAAGTCAGTAAAGTAACAGCAACCAATCAGGCAATTGACATTTTAGAAAAAGAAGATCCCAAAGACAATAAAAATCTTAAGCTTAATATTGATATTAATTTACAAAAGATGATCCACGAAGAGTTTGCAGATAAAACAGGCGTTGCCATAGTGATGCGAACCAATGGAGAGGTTCTGGCTGCGGTGAGTTACCCTTCTTTTGATCCCAATCTTTTTGTCGGAGGCATCAGCAGTAAAGACTGGAGAGCGCTTCAGGAAGATCTTGCCCATCCTTTTACCAACAAATTTATACATGGGACCTATCCTCCCGGCTCAACCATAAAAATGGGAATGGCGCTGGCTTTTTCCAAAGCCAAAAAAGGAATTTTGGATACAAGTGAATTTTGCAGCGGACATATCAAATTAGGGACAAGTAATCATAAGTTCAGATGCTGGTCAACATGGGGGCATGGCAGTGTAGATTTACGAAAAGCTATTCGTGAAAGCTGCGATGTTTATTTTTACAACAAGAGTTTAAAGGTAGGCATTGACGCAATGGCAAAATACCTTAGGTCTTTTGGTTTGGGTGTATCTACAGGGGTTGATCTGCCTGATGAATATGCAGGCGTAATTCCGGATAAGGCATGGAAGATGAAACGCTATAAGCAGCCTTGGTATTTAGGCGAGACCGTCATCGCGTCTATAGGCCAGGGGTACGATCTGGTGACGCCATTGCAATTGGTGCGGCATACCAATCTGATCGCGACTTCTAATCTCGTGATACCGCATATTACAAAACAGGTGGACAACAAAGAACTTAATGCAAGCATCACCCCTGTCTCTTTTAACCCGTATTATTTAAGTGAAATCAGAAAAGGTATGTATGATGTCTGCAATACAAGAAAAGGGACAGCATTTTCCGCAATGGGAAGTCTGCCTGTAGTTGTTGCCGGTAAAACGGGAACCTCTCAGGTAACATCCATCCCTCAGGCAGCTGTTAAAAGGCTCAAAGAAGAAGAGTTGGCTTATTTCCATCGATCTCATGCCTGGATCACCACCTATGCCCCCTATGAAGATCCGCAATATATTGTGACTGTACTTGTTGAACATGGCGGACATGGGGGCAGTACAGCCGGACCGATTGCTGCAAACATTTATAGATGGCTTTATAAAAATGGATACTTCAAGAAACAAGAGTAG